In Armatimonadota bacterium, the following proteins share a genomic window:
- the clpX gene encoding ATP-dependent Clp protease ATP-binding subunit ClpX: protein MAKTEERRDRCCLCGKKKEQVPKLIVGLHGAVCTDCVELCKEILGSDTSRRPELAPTAANLTTSTGFSGKSSDLPKPKEIVEFLDGYVIGQEHAKRALAVAVYNHYKRIGNRGTDSDVELSKSNILMIGPTGSGKTLLAQTLARMLEVPFAIADATALTEAGYVGEDVENILLKLWQTAESMDGRDPKSLCERGIIYVDEIDKVSRKGDNPSITRDVSGEGVQQALLKILEGTLANVPPQGGRKHPQQDYLQIDTSNILFICGGAFDGLEEIVQRRMKENVIGFRSEPQSKQERKKDILREANPEDLMKFGLIPEFIGRLPVITALDQLDEEALVEILTGPKNAIMKQYAQLFELDGVELQVASEALKEIAQEALKRKTGARALRAIIEQIMLEAMFEVPSKSDIKRVVIPPGVLTDKKQPILMTAEQIKEAS from the coding sequence ATGGCGAAAACGGAAGAGCGGAGAGACAGGTGCTGTCTTTGCGGAAAGAAAAAGGAACAAGTTCCCAAACTCATCGTGGGTCTCCACGGAGCCGTTTGCACCGACTGCGTTGAACTGTGCAAGGAAATCCTGGGCAGCGACACGTCACGCCGGCCCGAATTGGCCCCGACGGCCGCAAACCTGACGACTTCGACTGGTTTTTCGGGCAAGTCGAGTGACTTGCCCAAGCCCAAAGAGATTGTCGAATTCCTGGACGGTTATGTCATCGGCCAAGAGCACGCCAAGCGCGCCCTCGCCGTGGCGGTCTACAACCACTACAAGCGGATCGGCAACCGGGGCACAGATTCTGATGTTGAGCTGAGCAAGAGCAACATTTTGATGATTGGGCCCACCGGGAGCGGCAAAACCCTGCTGGCGCAGACGCTGGCGCGGATGCTTGAAGTCCCCTTTGCGATTGCAGACGCCACCGCCCTCACGGAAGCCGGATACGTGGGCGAAGATGTTGAGAACATCTTGCTCAAGCTGTGGCAAACCGCCGAAAGCATGGATGGCCGAGACCCCAAATCCCTTTGTGAGCGCGGGATCATCTACGTCGATGAGATCGACAAAGTGAGCCGAAAAGGCGACAACCCCTCGATCACGCGGGATGTGAGCGGGGAAGGGGTTCAGCAAGCCCTCCTCAAGATTTTGGAGGGGACGCTGGCCAACGTGCCGCCCCAAGGCGGCCGCAAGCACCCGCAACAGGATTACCTGCAGATCGACACAAGCAACATCTTGTTTATTTGCGGGGGAGCGTTCGACGGTCTCGAGGAGATCGTCCAACGCCGCATGAAGGAAAACGTGATTGGTTTCCGGAGCGAACCGCAAAGCAAACAGGAACGCAAGAAAGACATTCTGCGCGAGGCCAATCCGGAAGACCTGATGAAGTTCGGGCTCATCCCGGAATTCATCGGCCGATTGCCGGTCATCACGGCCCTTGACCAATTGGACGAAGAGGCCCTGGTCGAGATTCTGACCGGACCGAAGAACGCGATCATGAAGCAATACGCCCAGTTGTTCGAACTGGATGGTGTTGAACTGCAAGTTGCCAGCGAAGCGCTCAAGGAAATCGCCCAAGAGGCCTTGAAACGCAAGACGGGTGCCCGTGCCCTGCGCGCCATCATCGAGCAAATCATGCTGGAAGCGATGTTCGAAGTCCCGAGCAAATCGGATATCAAGCGCGTGGTGATTCCCCCGGGAGTCCTAACGGACAAGAAACAGCCGATCTTGATGACGGCCGAGCAGATCAAAGAAGCAAGCTGA
- a CDS encoding ATP-dependent Clp protease proteolytic subunit produces the protein MNEMNVGVPFVIEQTARGERSYDIWSRLLKDRIVFLGTPVDDYVANLLIAQFLFLEKEDPDKDIDFYIHSPGGSVSAGLAIYDTMNMIKPDVATICVGQAASMGAVLLAGGKKGKRYCLDNARVMIHQVSGGAQGQLTDMKIAIQEADRYMQILMGILAEATGKSVEQVSKDCDRDKFMSAEEALEYGLVDKVLKPGER, from the coding sequence ATGAATGAGATGAACGTCGGAGTCCCGTTTGTCATCGAGCAAACGGCGAGAGGGGAACGGAGCTACGACATTTGGTCGCGGTTGCTGAAAGACCGCATCGTCTTTTTGGGGACGCCCGTTGACGACTATGTCGCCAACTTGTTGATCGCCCAGTTCCTGTTCCTGGAAAAAGAAGACCCGGACAAGGACATCGACTTTTACATCCACAGCCCCGGTGGCAGTGTCAGCGCGGGTCTGGCGATCTATGACACGATGAACATGATCAAGCCGGATGTGGCGACCATCTGCGTGGGGCAAGCGGCTTCTATGGGTGCCGTCTTGTTGGCCGGCGGGAAAAAGGGCAAACGGTATTGCCTGGATAACGCCCGGGTGATGATCCACCAAGTGAGCGGGGGAGCCCAAGGCCAGCTCACGGATATGAAGATCGCGATCCAAGAGGCAGACCGCTACATGCAGATTTTGATGGGGATCTTGGCTGAAGCCACCGGCAAGTCTGTCGAGCAAGTGAGCAAAGATTGCGACCGCGACAAATTCATGTCGGCCGAGGAAGCCCTGGAATACGGGCTGGTCGATAAAGTTTTGAAGCCCGGCGAACGATAA